A window of Drosophila sulfurigaster albostrigata strain 15112-1811.04 chromosome X, ASM2355843v2, whole genome shotgun sequence genomic DNA:
CCAACTAGACCTAGGACTGATTTCTGGACTACAAACTTTGTTTTAGACTATGCGAAATATTGGTAAGCTCACAAATAGAGCTAGTAAAAGACCTAGAAGAAGACCTAGATGAACGCAAACGTTTCAAACAGCTTTTACTAATCCTGGTGGACCTACCTAGACTTATGGCGCAGACCAACCAGTACCAACTATTTAGGAGACAAAATCAACTACACTTCAAGCCAGACCCATAACTAGTTCTCTTTACTTACAACATTCTAAGCGTCCAGACTTGGACTTCACTACTAGATCTAGGTATTCACCGAAATCTGTTCACGACTAAGTTTTGCGCTATTTCTTATATTCCTTTGCAGCCCAGCTACGTGCAGACCATAGCGCCCGTGCCTTCTGTGACACCCCTTGCACCTGGACCTCCCCTACAGCCAGTGCAACCAGTGCAGCCCATTCAGCCAGTGCAACCTATTCAACCCATTCAGCCAGTGCAACCCATTCAGCCAGTGCAACCCATTCAGCCAGTGCAACCCATTCAGCCAGTGCAACCCATTCAGCCAGTGCAACCAGTTCAACACGTGGCTAGCCTGCAACCCGGTCTGACCTTTACCGCTGTCAATCCACCCGTTGCCGAGTTCCCCGTGGTGCCGCAATTTCCTGTTGCCCCCCATTTTCCCACCACTGCCACAGCTGTGCCCGTTGTGCCACAATTTCCCGGCACCGCAGTAGCACCACAATTGCCAGTCACACCCAGCTTTGTGCCTGCTGGAGCTCCACCAGCGCCCGAAGTGCCCGCCATTCCACAGATTCCGCAAATCCCAAGCATTCCCCAAATCCCACAGATACCCAGTATTCCCAGCATTCCCCAAGTGCCGCAGATTCCCAGCATTCCCAGCATTCCACAAGTGCCGCAAATACCGCAGATACCTCAAATTCCTGAGGTGCCCCAAGTGCCAGAGTTGCCACAATTCCCACAGCTGCCACAATTCCCACAGTTCCCCCAGTTCACGGTGCCGCAGTTCCCACAATTCCCTCCGGTTCCGCAGTTCCCCCAAGCGCCCAGCACACCCGTAGTGCCCGCCATTCCCGCCGTGCCCGCCACTCCGGCATTGCCCGCCCAACCCGCTCAGCCAGCCAGTCCCGGCACACAGCCACCGAGCAGTCAGTTCTTCCCGGCAGCGGTGCAACCGCCACTCCCCCAACAGCCACCCACATTTGTGCAGCCCGAGGCACAGTTTCCGGGTGGCATAGTCCCACTGCCCGGCTCCTCGCCGGTGCAACCGGACTCTGGCACCGCAATTGCCGCACCCCAGATTCCCAACTCTCCCGAACCCGAGGCCGAGCAGCCGCTTCCctcgccaacgccaacgcaacCACAGCAGCCCTGGAAACCGGTCTTCTATCAGCCCCCATCCACAGCCAGTCGGCCATCGATCACCCTCCTGCCACCCTATGGCAGCGCACCAGCTGATGGTAAGTCCTGAAACAATTTCCTATTTGCGGAGCAGGTTTTTTAATCGGTTCTCTCTCTCGGTGCTTCTTAGGTTATCTGCCACCCGTTGGGGCACAGTCGGCGCAACTGAACTCAGGCAATGGCGCTCAGGGTCAGGGCATCTTTGATCAGCTGAGCGACGCGGAGATCGAGCACATCTTTGCCCAGGCCAATCtggcgcaacagcagcaccagcagcagcatcatcatcaacatcatcatcacagcagcagctaccaACACTATTGAAAGTGTGAAATCTCTCTTTTCTATcactgatttttttttgtttttttttttacctctTCTTTCTACAACTATGCTACTCTTTCgctgtatattaaattattattactattaaataagttatttatCAAAACATACAACATGAAATGTGTAAGCTTTCTTTTCCGAGTTGTCTGAGGGAGACTTTTATTAATCTGAAAGACCCGTTTTGGTAAGAAGTAAGCTGACAGACAAAATCTTAGGCACAAATCGTGTAAATAACAGCGGTATTAATAGAATTTTGAGGCATTCCATTGTCAATGGtgcgtatacgttatataACGTTTACGTTATAGTTCGTTACGTTACTTTACGTGCACATTACGTTCCACACgtcacattacgtatacgtcacATCACGTATACGTCATATTGAGTATGCAATCttcatattacgtatacggtTCATGGCGTATACGAAAtaacgtatgtatatatttgtctTATTGCTTCTAACTCATTTTACGTGCACGTTACGTTCCACACATcatatcacgtatacgtataATCTCCATATAACGTATACGGTTCATGGCGTATACGAAAtaacgtatgtatatatttgtttatttgttacgTTCCACACATCATATCGCGTATACGCAGCATTGACCACGCCTAGTATTTTATCATATTCATTTAACGTATACGGTCCACGACGTATACGAAATGACGTAGTGTGACATATTGCATTAACgtcacatatatatgtatatatgttagaattgcaatattacgtatacttCATATTATGTTTAAGTCACGTTACGTCTACGTCACAAGTAATATGTTTCTGTCATATTACGAATACGACCTTATATCCATATACgttacattatatatataagacTTATTACGTATGCGACAtactgcgtatacttaatatttcttatacGAGGACCTTTACTTTTATAAGTTTCGACTTTACACAAGATTTAAAATAGAGT
This region includes:
- the LOC133848235 gene encoding serine/threonine-protein kinase WNK2 translates to MSRRSNSTRRLLVMSLLLLLLLHSQVADAALRLRHSSRLASTTPTTTLATTTTTTTAAALDAETEPALTPPASATEAEAAVEVATPEAASVSLSASASDPSNNKHKRGILHGASLAAGHWPGRTYAAQYGYSLQLPAASSFYAAVPAATHHRHHGFVKVPAAALGGFHLKQYAPVPAAAAFLPTAVATPAAAALPAVSALPAAVGGIASAVAASPSFVLRPGNAVVSSYSVNYPHQHLHRPVKPVHFHHAVQPSYVQTIAPVPSVTPLAPGPPLQPVQPVQPIQPVQPIQPIQPVQPIQPVQPIQPVQPIQPVQPIQPVQPVQHVASLQPGLTFTAVNPPVAEFPVVPQFPVAPHFPTTATAVPVVPQFPGTAVAPQLPVTPSFVPAGAPPAPEVPAIPQIPQIPSIPQIPQIPSIPSIPQVPQIPSIPSIPQVPQIPQIPQIPEVPQVPELPQFPQLPQFPQFPQFTVPQFPQFPPVPQFPQAPSTPVVPAIPAVPATPALPAQPAQPASPGTQPPSSQFFPAAVQPPLPQQPPTFVQPEAQFPGGIVPLPGSSPVQPDSGTAIAAPQIPNSPEPEAEQPLPSPTPTQPQQPWKPVFYQPPSTASRPSITLLPPYGSAPADGYLPPVGAQSAQLNSGNGAQGQGIFDQLSDAEIEHIFAQANLAQQQHQQQHHHQHHHHSSSYQHY